One segment of Streptomyces bathyalis DNA contains the following:
- a CDS encoding polyamine aminopropyltransferase: MTDRLLAPPQDARLPVPAGLGRGLVLASVFVCAACGLVYELELMALASYLAGDSVTQASVVLSVMVFAMGIGSLLAKRLRCRAATGFAAVEAVLAVVGGGSAIALYASFAWFGGAQVALVGFSLAIGILIGAEMPLLMTLIQRIRHQDAGGAVADLFAADYVGALVGGLTFPFLLLPFFGQLTGALLTGVVNAGAGGVVVLWLFRHDVSSRTRWGLLAANCAVIVLLVAATAFVAPFERAARHAVYGQDVRVAVSDGDREAVLTGDPDPEAYRHGAEPLRFFLDGRMRASSADGDRYQASLVRPAMTVPLGPGGPGGTPRHERVLILGGADGLALREVLRHPGVREVTVLGRDAEAVRLARTDPGLRRLNEDAYGDPRVRVVHDGDIFERLRERARNADAVPYDVVVSDLPDPGVRDMANLYSQEFYGLLDRALAADGRLVVHAGPAAADPRTYWTVEATLRSAGLRTSPYAVRSPRDWGFVLASPGGPAAPRTEVPARASELMAVSGSATGAGDSAASTPYPLTAHQLRSAGLRAERARVTGLPPSTLTHPRY; the protein is encoded by the coding sequence ATGACCGACCGCCTTCTCGCCCCGCCCCAGGACGCGCGGCTGCCGGTGCCCGCAGGGCTCGGGCGCGGGCTCGTACTCGCGTCGGTCTTCGTCTGCGCGGCCTGCGGTCTCGTCTACGAGCTCGAACTCATGGCGCTCGCCTCCTACTTGGCGGGCGACTCGGTCACGCAGGCGTCCGTCGTCCTGTCCGTGATGGTCTTCGCGATGGGCATCGGCTCGCTGCTCGCCAAGAGGCTGCGCTGCCGCGCGGCGACGGGATTCGCCGCGGTCGAGGCGGTGCTGGCCGTCGTCGGCGGCGGTTCGGCGATCGCGCTGTACGCGAGCTTCGCGTGGTTCGGCGGCGCACAGGTCGCGCTCGTCGGCTTCTCGCTCGCCATCGGGATCCTGATCGGTGCCGAGATGCCGCTGCTGATGACCCTCATCCAGCGCATCCGGCACCAGGACGCGGGCGGCGCCGTCGCCGACCTCTTCGCCGCCGACTACGTGGGCGCACTCGTCGGCGGGCTGACCTTCCCCTTCCTTCTGCTGCCGTTCTTCGGCCAGTTGACGGGGGCGCTGCTGACGGGCGTGGTGAACGCGGGCGCCGGCGGAGTCGTCGTGCTGTGGCTCTTCCGTCACGACGTGAGCAGCCGCACGCGCTGGGGCCTGCTCGCCGCGAACTGCGCCGTGATCGTGCTGCTCGTCGCCGCCACGGCCTTCGTCGCCCCGTTCGAACGGGCCGCGCGGCACGCGGTGTACGGGCAGGACGTGCGGGTCGCCGTCAGCGACGGCGACCGCGAGGCCGTACTCACCGGCGACCCCGACCCCGAGGCCTACCGGCACGGCGCCGAGCCGCTGCGCTTCTTCCTCGACGGGCGGATGCGGGCCTCGTCGGCGGACGGCGACCGCTACCAGGCGTCCCTCGTGCGCCCCGCCATGACGGTCCCCCTCGGCCCTGGGGGGCCTGGGGGGACCCCCAGGCACGAGCGGGTGCTGATCCTGGGCGGCGCGGACGGACTGGCGCTGCGCGAGGTCCTCCGTCACCCGGGCGTGCGGGAGGTGACCGTGCTCGGACGTGACGCGGAGGCGGTGCGGCTCGCCCGCACGGACCCGGGACTGCGGCGGCTCAACGAGGACGCCTACGGCGACCCGCGCGTACGCGTGGTGCACGACGGCGACATCTTCGAACGGCTGCGGGAGCGGGCGCGGAACGCGGATGCCGTGCCGTACGACGTCGTCGTCTCCGACCTTCCCGACCCCGGAGTCCGTGACATGGCGAATCTCTACTCGCAGGAGTTCTACGGGCTGTTGGACCGCGCGCTCGCGGCGGACGGCCGTCTCGTCGTGCACGCCGGCCCCGCCGCCGCCGACCCGCGCACGTACTGGACGGTGGAGGCGACGCTGCGGTCCGCCGGTCTGCGCACCTCTCCGTACGCGGTGCGCAGCCCGCGCGACTGGGGGTTCGTGCTCGCCTCGCCCGGCGGCCCGGCGGCGCCCCGCACCGAGGTGCCCGCGAGAGCGTCGGAGCTGATGGCCGTGAGCGGCAGCGCCACCGGTGCGGGCGACTCCGCCGCGTCAACGCCGTACCCGCTGACTGCGCATCAGTTGCGTTCCGCCGGACTGCGGGCCGAGCGGGCCCGGGTGACGGGCCTTCCGCCCTCGACCCTCACGCACCCCCGCTACTGA
- a CDS encoding aldose 1-epimerase, translating to MTDTATTDADVTLRAGDAELTVEPHRGCRLASLKAGGKELLRQGNRYGAFVMVPWCGRTDQGRFRSGGELYQLPLDSGPHAIHGTARDGAWRTLRHDERSAAFNYELSDPWPWEGQVTQIVELDESGQGLTLTLGVEAADASFPAQAGWHPWFLRNLGGRGGDVRIDFEPEWQEERGVDHLPTGKRVAPRPGPWDDCFGMPQGVDVTLTWPGELELKVASRAEWVVVYDEQPEAVCVEPQTGPPNGLNSHPHLVTPIQPLEISTTWTWRPLP from the coding sequence ATGACTGACACCGCCACCACTGACGCCGACGTCACACTGCGCGCCGGAGACGCCGAGTTGACGGTCGAACCGCACCGCGGCTGCCGGCTCGCCTCGCTGAAGGCCGGCGGTAAGGAACTGCTGCGGCAGGGCAACCGGTACGGAGCCTTCGTCATGGTGCCCTGGTGCGGACGAACCGACCAGGGCCGTTTCCGCAGCGGTGGCGAGCTGTACCAACTCCCCCTGGACAGCGGCCCGCACGCGATCCACGGCACCGCACGCGACGGCGCGTGGCGCACCCTCCGGCACGACGAGCGTTCGGCGGCCTTCAACTACGAGCTGAGCGACCCCTGGCCGTGGGAGGGCCAGGTGACGCAGATCGTCGAGCTCGACGAGTCCGGCCAGGGACTCACGCTCACTCTCGGTGTCGAGGCCGCGGACGCCAGCTTCCCCGCTCAGGCCGGCTGGCATCCCTGGTTCCTGCGCAACCTCGGCGGGCGCGGCGGCGACGTGCGGATCGACTTCGAACCGGAGTGGCAGGAGGAGCGCGGCGTCGACCACCTCCCCACCGGCAAGCGCGTCGCTCCCCGCCCGGGGCCCTGGGACGACTGCTTCGGCATGCCGCAGGGCGTCGACGTCACCCTGACCTGGCCGGGAGAGCTGGAGCTGAAGGTGGCGAGCCGGGCCGAGTGGGTCGTCGTGTACGACGAGCAGCCGGAGGCGGTGTGCGTCGAGCCGCAGACGGGCCCGCCCAACGGCCTCAACTCGCATCCGCATCTGGTGACGCCGATCCAGCCGCTGGAGATCTCCACGACCTGGACCTGGCGGCCCCTCCCGTAG
- the pyrE gene encoding orotate phosphoribosyltransferase yields the protein MSTADALLRQIKEKAVVHGRVTLSSGQEADFYIDLRRITLDGEAAPLAGQVMLDLTDGLEFDAVGGLTLGADPVASAMLHAAAARGRSLDAFVVRKAGKAHGLQRRIEGPDIAGRRVLIVEDTSTTGNSPLTAVEAARQAGAEVVAVATIVERGAAPAIERAGLRYLHAYDLADLGLV from the coding sequence ATGAGCACTGCAGACGCGCTGCTGCGGCAGATCAAGGAAAAGGCCGTCGTGCACGGCAGGGTCACGCTCTCCTCGGGGCAGGAGGCGGATTTCTACATCGACCTGCGCCGCATCACCCTCGACGGAGAGGCGGCGCCGCTCGCGGGCCAGGTCATGCTCGATCTGACGGACGGGCTCGAATTCGACGCGGTCGGTGGCCTGACGCTGGGCGCCGACCCGGTGGCCTCGGCGATGCTGCACGCCGCCGCCGCCAGGGGCCGGAGCCTGGACGCGTTCGTCGTACGCAAGGCGGGCAAGGCGCACGGCCTGCAGCGCCGCATCGAGGGGCCCGACATCGCCGGGCGGCGGGTGCTGATCGTCGAGGACACCTCCACCACCGGTAACTCGCCGCTCACCGCCGTCGAGGCGGCGAGGCAGGCGGGCGCGGAGGTCGTGGCGGTGGCGACCATCGTCGAGCGCGGGGCGGCGCCGGCCATCGAGCGGGCGGGCCTGAGGTATCTGCACGCGTACGACCTGGCCGACCTCGGGCTGGTCTGA
- the fbaA gene encoding class II fructose-bisphosphate aldolase — translation MPIATPEVYNEMFDRAKAGKFAYPAINVTSTQTLHAALRGFAEAESDGIVQISTGGAEFLGGQYSKDMVSGAVALAEFAHTVAKKYPVNVGLHTDHCPKDKLDGYVRPLLAISKERVDAGQNPLFQSHMWDGSAENLKDNLEIGQELLAQAAAAKIILEVEITPTGGEEDGVTHEINDELYTTVDDALRTAEALGLGEKGRYLLAASFGNVHGVYKPGNVVLRPELLRDLQEGVSAKTGKQNPFDFVFHGGSGSTDTEIATALENGVVKMNLDTDTQYAFSRPVADHMFRNYDGVLKVDGEVGNKKTYDPRSWGKAAEKGMAERVQQACANLRSTGTRLK, via the coding sequence ATGCCCATCGCGACCCCCGAGGTCTACAACGAGATGTTCGACCGGGCCAAGGCGGGCAAGTTCGCCTACCCCGCAATCAACGTCACCTCGACGCAGACCCTGCACGCCGCCCTCCGCGGCTTCGCGGAGGCGGAGAGCGACGGGATCGTCCAGATCTCCACCGGCGGTGCCGAGTTCCTCGGCGGCCAGTACAGCAAGGACATGGTGAGCGGCGCGGTCGCGCTGGCCGAGTTCGCGCACACCGTCGCGAAGAAGTACCCGGTGAACGTGGGTCTGCACACCGACCACTGCCCGAAGGACAAGCTCGACGGCTACGTGCGTCCGCTGCTCGCGATCTCCAAGGAGCGCGTGGACGCGGGGCAGAACCCGCTCTTCCAGTCCCACATGTGGGACGGCTCCGCCGAGAACCTGAAGGACAACCTGGAGATCGGCCAGGAGCTGCTCGCCCAGGCCGCCGCCGCGAAGATCATCCTCGAGGTCGAGATCACCCCGACCGGCGGCGAGGAGGACGGCGTCACCCACGAGATCAACGACGAGCTGTACACGACGGTCGACGACGCGCTGCGCACCGCCGAGGCCCTCGGGCTGGGCGAGAAGGGGCGCTACCTGCTGGCCGCCTCGTTCGGCAACGTGCACGGCGTCTACAAGCCGGGCAACGTCGTCCTCCGTCCCGAGCTGCTGCGGGACCTCCAGGAGGGCGTCTCCGCCAAGACCGGCAAGCAGAACCCGTTCGACTTCGTCTTCCACGGCGGCTCCGGCTCCACGGACACGGAGATCGCCACGGCGCTGGAGAACGGCGTCGTGAAGATGAACCTGGACACCGACACCCAGTACGCCTTCTCGCGGCCCGTCGCGGACCACATGTTCCGCAACTACGACGGTGTGCTGAAGGTCGACGGCGAGGTCGGCAACAAGAAGACCTACGACCCGCGCAGCTGGGGCAAGGCCGCCGAGAAGGGCATGGCCGAACGCGTGCAGCAGGCGTGCGCGAACCTGCGCTCGACCGGCACGCGGCTGAAGTAG
- a CDS encoding DUF3151 domain-containing protein, with product MSIHENLLGGPPPTHLPDDPGPRELLASGAAPVEVAAEYPASSLAWALLADDAFEAGRVVESYAYARTGYHRGLDALRRNGWKGHGPVPFEHEPNRGFLRALHALARAAQSIGEHEEHERCSTFLKESSPTAAATLS from the coding sequence ATGAGCATTCACGAGAATCTGCTCGGGGGCCCGCCCCCGACCCACCTGCCCGACGACCCCGGCCCGCGCGAGCTGCTCGCCTCCGGGGCCGCCCCCGTCGAGGTGGCCGCGGAGTACCCCGCGTCCTCGCTGGCGTGGGCGCTGCTCGCGGACGACGCCTTCGAGGCGGGACGGGTCGTCGAGTCCTACGCCTACGCGCGTACGGGCTACCACCGCGGTCTCGACGCGCTGCGGCGCAACGGCTGGAAGGGCCACGGGCCCGTGCCGTTCGAACACGAGCCGAACCGCGGCTTCCTGCGCGCGCTGCACGCGCTCGCGCGGGCCGCGCAGTCGATCGGGGAGCACGAGGAGCACGAGCGCTGCTCGACGTTCCTCAAGGAGAGCTCGCCGACCGCCGCGGCGACCCTGTCCTAG
- a CDS encoding tryptophan 2,3-dioxygenase family protein produces MSHDVEDPAAGLQAPDLDFEGTTPYEDYVQADVLTHLQHPLSEDPGEMVFLVTTQVMELWFTVIVHEWETAAKSLRKDDLPGALAALKRSTYELRSLNASWEPLAHLTPAQFNSYRSALGDGSGFQSAMYRRMEFLLGEKSASMLVPHRGAPRVHDELEKALHEPSLYDEVLHHLARRGEAVPQEVLTRDVSQVYRPHPEVEAVWARAYARQADEAAGGENDAVRLGEALTEVAELVWRWRNDHLVATRRAMGSKVGTGGSAGVAWLEKRAAKNVFPELWTARSHV; encoded by the coding sequence ATGTCTCACGACGTCGAGGACCCCGCGGCCGGTTTGCAGGCCCCTGATCTGGACTTCGAAGGCACCACCCCGTACGAGGACTACGTGCAGGCGGACGTCCTCACCCACCTCCAGCACCCGCTGTCCGAGGACCCCGGCGAGATGGTCTTCCTCGTCACCACGCAGGTCATGGAGCTGTGGTTCACGGTCATCGTGCACGAGTGGGAGACGGCCGCGAAGTCGCTGCGCAAGGACGACCTTCCCGGCGCTCTTGCCGCGCTGAAGCGTTCCACGTACGAACTCCGGTCGCTGAACGCGTCGTGGGAGCCGCTCGCCCATCTGACACCGGCGCAGTTCAACTCCTACCGCTCCGCGCTCGGTGACGGCTCCGGCTTCCAGTCGGCGATGTACCGGCGGATGGAGTTCCTGCTCGGTGAGAAGTCCGCGTCGATGCTCGTACCGCACCGCGGAGCGCCGCGCGTGCACGACGAGTTGGAGAAGGCGCTGCACGAACCGAGCCTGTACGACGAGGTGTTGCACCACCTCGCGCGCCGGGGCGAGGCCGTGCCCCAGGAGGTTCTGACCAGGGACGTCTCGCAGGTGTACCGGCCGCATCCAGAGGTGGAGGCCGTATGGGCGCGGGCGTACGCACGTCAGGCGGACGAAGCCGCCGGCGGCGAGAACGACGCCGTGCGCCTCGGTGAGGCGCTGACCGAGGTCGCCGAACTCGTGTGGCGCTGGCGCAACGATCACCTCGTGGCAACCCGGCGGGCGATGGGCTCGAAGGTCGGCACCGGCGGCTCGGCGGGCGTGGCATGGCTGGAGAAGCGTGCCGCGAAGAACGTCTTCCCGGAGCTGTGGACGGCGCGCAGCCATGTCTGA
- a CDS encoding kynureninase, producing MSDAAGPGAGASTAAEELDARDELAHRRKDFLLDDDGGTVYLDGNSLGALPRSVPARLAEVVEQEWGRLRIRSWSESGWWSAPERIGDRIAPLVGAGEGQIVVGDSTSVNVFKAVVGAVRIAREEHGGVSSSGSGSGGRDEILVDAATFPTDGYIARSAARMTGATVRAVPVAEMGAEAGPGTAAVLVNQVDYRTGELHDLPSLTADVHRAGGRVVWDVCHSAGALPVGLDAHGADFAVGCTYKYLNGGPGSPAFLYVRRELQSRFDTPLPGWTSHADPFAMSDGYVPADGAVRGRVGTPDILSMLALEEALKVWDGVGISAVRAKSLALTDFFLQQVRTYLPGGRAGRLRLRSLTPEAHERRGSQISLLCEAEEDRADADGLTDPGGRTADAPGGPDVAEELMGRLHERGIVGDFRRPGVLRFGFTPLYTSFGNADRAAKVLAELVLARGEA from the coding sequence ATGTCTGACGCGGCGGGGCCGGGGGCGGGGGCTTCCACCGCCGCCGAAGAGCTCGACGCGCGTGACGAACTCGCCCACCGGCGCAAGGACTTCCTCCTCGACGATGACGGCGGCACCGTCTATCTCGACGGCAACTCCCTCGGCGCGCTGCCGCGTTCGGTGCCCGCGCGCCTCGCCGAGGTCGTTGAACAGGAGTGGGGGCGGCTGCGCATCCGCTCCTGGAGCGAGTCCGGCTGGTGGAGCGCGCCCGAGCGGATCGGGGACCGCATCGCACCCCTCGTGGGAGCGGGCGAAGGGCAGATCGTGGTCGGGGACTCGACCAGCGTCAACGTCTTCAAGGCCGTCGTGGGTGCCGTGCGTATCGCCCGCGAGGAGCACGGAGGGGTCTCCTCCTCCGGGTCCGGTTCGGGCGGCCGGGACGAGATACTCGTCGACGCCGCCACCTTCCCGACCGACGGCTACATCGCCCGCTCGGCGGCACGGATGACCGGAGCGACCGTACGGGCGGTTCCCGTCGCCGAGATGGGGGCCGAGGCCGGTCCGGGCACGGCCGCCGTGCTCGTCAATCAAGTCGACTACCGCACCGGCGAGTTGCACGACCTGCCGTCCCTCACCGCCGATGTGCACCGCGCCGGCGGCCGCGTCGTGTGGGACGTCTGTCACAGCGCGGGTGCGCTCCCCGTCGGACTCGACGCGCACGGCGCCGACTTCGCCGTCGGCTGCACCTACAAGTACCTCAACGGAGGCCCCGGCTCGCCCGCGTTCCTGTACGTACGGCGCGAGTTGCAGTCCCGCTTCGACACGCCCCTGCCCGGCTGGACCTCGCACGCGGACCCGTTCGCCATGTCCGACGGATACGTGCCGGCGGACGGCGCGGTACGCGGGCGGGTGGGCACGCCGGACATCCTCTCCATGCTCGCGCTGGAGGAGGCGCTGAAGGTCTGGGACGGCGTCGGCATCTCCGCGGTGCGCGCCAAGAGCCTCGCGCTGACGGACTTCTTCCTCCAGCAGGTGCGCACGTACCTCCCCGGCGGCCGGGCCGGACGCCTTCGGCTGCGCTCGCTGACGCCGGAGGCGCACGAGCGGCGCGGCAGCCAGATCTCGCTGCTGTGCGAGGCCGAGGAGGACCGGGCGGATGCCGATGGACTGACGGACCCTGGTGGACGGACGGCCGACGCCCCAGGCGGGCCCGACGTGGCGGAGGAGCTGATGGGGCGGCTGCACGAGCGCGGCATCGTCGGTGACTTCCGCCGCCCGGGCGTGCTGCGCTTCGGATTCACGCCGCTCTACACCTCGTTCGGCAACGCCGATCGCGCGGCGAAGGTGCTCGCGGAACTGGTGCTCGCACGCGGGGAGGCGTGA
- a CDS encoding alpha/beta hydrolase family protein: MSGGGALTAAEESALLGLEPVPPERTVAYGEHPSQVVDLYGVGAPGPRITVLHGGFWREAYDRTHLSPFAAALAERGTAVELVEYRRVGGGGGWPETARDVAAALALLGPPDVLLGHSAGGQLALWAASESGGPALPPGPDRAADRVVAVAPVADLARAHRLRLSAGAVSEFLGGEGALAERLPEADPMRLPPRVPVEVLHGTADDVVPVELSRNYANDWGARLNLLTGVGHYAPFTPGTPAFGVLVDALR; encoded by the coding sequence GTGAGCGGTGGTGGAGCGTTGACCGCTGCGGAGGAGTCGGCGCTGCTGGGTCTCGAGCCGGTGCCACCGGAACGCACGGTCGCCTACGGCGAACACCCGTCCCAGGTCGTGGACTTGTACGGGGTGGGTGCGCCGGGGCCGCGCATCACCGTGCTGCACGGCGGCTTCTGGCGCGAGGCGTACGACCGCACGCACCTCTCCCCCTTCGCCGCCGCCCTGGCGGAACGGGGCACGGCGGTCGAACTCGTCGAGTACCGGCGTGTGGGCGGCGGTGGCGGCTGGCCGGAGACGGCCCGGGACGTGGCCGCCGCCCTCGCTCTCCTCGGCCCCCCGGACGTGCTGCTGGGGCACTCGGCCGGCGGCCAGCTTGCCCTGTGGGCGGCGTCGGAGTCCGGCGGGCCGGCGCTTCCGCCGGGGCCCGACCGCGCCGCGGACCGGGTCGTCGCCGTAGCGCCCGTGGCCGATCTCGCCCGTGCGCACCGGCTCCGGCTCAGCGCCGGAGCGGTGAGCGAATTCCTGGGCGGCGAGGGGGCGTTGGCTGAGCGGCTGCCGGAAGCGGACCCGATGCGCCTGCCGCCGCGAGTGCCGGTGGAGGTCCTGCACGGCACCGCCGACGACGTGGTTCCCGTCGAGCTGTCGCGCAACTACGCGAACGACTGGGGCGCACGGCTGAACCTCCTCACGGGCGTTGGTCACTACGCACCGTTCACGCCGGGCACGCCCGCGTTCGGCGTGCTCGTCGACGCGCTGAGGTGA
- a CDS encoding cupin domain-containing protein, producing the protein MPDDRQQSRAAPPLVEALGLQPHPEGGWFRETWRSGIALHPEGYGGERASATAIYFLLGPGDESRWHVVRSAEIWLWHSGSPLHLQLGGDGEAPGQEPETLTLGPDVATGHAPQAVVPPGVWQRARPVDREGETLVSCIVSPGFDFADFRMLP; encoded by the coding sequence ATGCCGGACGACCGCCAGCAGTCCCGTGCAGCCCCGCCGCTCGTCGAAGCGCTCGGGCTGCAACCGCACCCGGAAGGCGGCTGGTTCCGCGAGACGTGGCGCAGCGGCATCGCTCTGCACCCCGAGGGCTACGGCGGAGAGCGGGCCAGCGCCACCGCCATCTACTTCCTCCTGGGGCCGGGGGACGAGTCGCGCTGGCACGTCGTACGGTCCGCCGAGATCTGGCTCTGGCACTCCGGTTCGCCCCTGCACCTCCAGCTCGGCGGCGACGGCGAAGCCCCCGGGCAGGAACCGGAGACGCTCACGCTCGGCCCGGACGTCGCAACCGGCCACGCACCGCAGGCAGTTGTGCCGCCCGGCGTCTGGCAGCGGGCCCGTCCCGTGGACCGCGAAGGGGAGACGCTGGTCAGCTGCATCGTCTCGCCGGGCTTCGACTTCGCTGACTTCCGCATGCTGCCCTGA
- a CDS encoding adenylosuccinate synthase produces MPALVLLGAQWGDEGKGKATDLLGGSVDYVVRYQGGNNAGHTVVVGDQKYALHLLPSGILSPGCVPVIGNGVVVDPSVLLSELSGLNERGVDTSKLLISGNAHLITPYHTEVDKVTERFLGKRRIGTTGRGIGPAYADKINRVGIRVQDLFDESILTQKVEAALDFKNQVLAKLYNRRAVRTEQIVEELLGYADALRGYVADTTLILNNAVDEGKVVLFEGGQGTLLDVDHGTYPFVTSSNPTAGGACTGSGVGPTKISRVIGILKAYTTRVGAGPFPTELLDADGEALREIGGERGVTTGRDRRCGWFDAVIARYATRVNGLTDFFLTKLDVLTGWERIPVCVGYEVEGKRVDELPFSQSDFHHATPVYEYLPGWSEDITQAKTFSDLPKNAQGYVKALEEMSGAPVSAIGVGPGRDETIQINSFL; encoded by the coding sequence GTGCCCGCACTTGTGCTGCTCGGTGCTCAGTGGGGTGACGAGGGCAAAGGGAAGGCCACCGATCTCCTCGGCGGTTCGGTGGACTACGTGGTGCGTTACCAGGGCGGCAACAACGCCGGCCACACGGTCGTCGTGGGCGACCAGAAGTACGCGCTGCACCTGCTCCCCTCGGGCATCCTCTCGCCGGGCTGTGTGCCCGTCATCGGCAACGGCGTCGTCGTCGACCCGTCGGTCCTGCTCTCCGAGCTGAGCGGGCTGAACGAGCGCGGCGTCGACACCTCCAAGCTCCTCATCAGCGGTAACGCGCACCTGATCACGCCGTACCACACCGAGGTCGACAAGGTGACGGAACGGTTCCTCGGGAAGCGGAGGATCGGCACGACGGGCCGCGGCATCGGCCCCGCCTACGCCGACAAGATCAACCGGGTGGGCATCCGCGTCCAGGACCTCTTCGACGAGTCGATCCTGACGCAGAAGGTCGAGGCCGCCCTCGACTTCAAGAACCAGGTGCTCGCCAAGCTCTACAACCGGCGTGCCGTGCGTACCGAGCAGATCGTCGAGGAGCTGCTCGGCTACGCGGACGCCCTGCGCGGCTACGTCGCCGACACCACCCTGATCCTCAACAACGCGGTGGACGAGGGGAAGGTCGTCCTCTTCGAGGGCGGCCAGGGCACGCTGCTCGACGTCGACCACGGCACGTATCCGTTCGTGACGTCCTCCAACCCCACGGCGGGCGGCGCCTGCACGGGGTCGGGCGTCGGCCCGACGAAGATCAGCCGTGTCATCGGCATCCTCAAGGCGTACACCACCCGGGTCGGCGCGGGCCCCTTCCCCACCGAACTCCTCGACGCCGACGGCGAGGCGCTGCGCGAGATCGGGGGCGAGCGGGGCGTCACCACCGGCCGCGACCGGCGCTGCGGATGGTTCGACGCGGTGATCGCCCGCTACGCGACCCGCGTCAACGGCCTCACCGACTTCTTCCTCACCAAGCTCGACGTGCTGACCGGCTGGGAGCGCATCCCCGTATGCGTCGGCTACGAGGTCGAAGGCAAGCGCGTCGACGAACTCCCCTTCAGCCAGAGCGACTTCCACCACGCCACCCCGGTCTACGAGTATCTGCCGGGCTGGTCGGAGGACATCACCCAGGCCAAGACCTTCTCCGACCTGCCGAAGAACGCGCAGGGCTATGTGAAGGCGCTGGAGGAGATGTCCGGCGCACCTGTCTCCGCGATCGGGGTGGGCCCCGGCCGGGACGAGACCATCCAGATCAACTCCTTCCTGTAG
- a CDS encoding diacylglycerol kinase — MSAPDPAGTSQPSLLLVIDPVAKLWDGESVRIARDVLCAGASGVKVCLPESPEETERALARRGSRRPVVVGDDRALLRAVRLLHRERELEEAALSVVPVGREETVALMCGLGVPVDAVSAARTVLDGAERRLGLLMDDSGGVVLGGIRIPGPPCSGELPGRAGALRAKAALSRARRPRAGAQRLRVEADGELLADLDRPVTEVSVFSPSSSGSAVPGPRSSCRGDPDAGSGGEGAREPSLAQVTVLPQGADRVQARAKAVTVSGPDFRYRADVLDGGPVRVRTWTALAGAWSLTLPA; from the coding sequence GTGTCGGCTCCAGACCCCGCGGGGACCTCGCAGCCCTCGCTGCTCCTGGTCATCGACCCCGTCGCCAAGCTCTGGGACGGAGAATCCGTGCGCATCGCGCGTGACGTGCTGTGTGCGGGCGCGTCCGGCGTGAAGGTGTGCCTGCCGGAGAGCCCGGAGGAGACCGAGCGTGCCCTGGCCCGCCGGGGAAGTCGGCGCCCGGTGGTCGTGGGGGACGACAGAGCGCTGCTGCGGGCCGTCCGACTGCTGCACCGCGAGCGGGAGTTGGAGGAGGCGGCGCTGTCGGTGGTCCCCGTCGGCCGTGAGGAGACGGTGGCGCTGATGTGCGGTCTGGGGGTGCCGGTGGACGCGGTCTCGGCCGCCCGCACCGTTCTCGACGGTGCCGAGCGGCGGCTGGGACTGCTGATGGACGACAGCGGTGGTGTGGTGCTGGGCGGTATCCGCATTCCGGGGCCGCCGTGCTCGGGCGAACTCCCGGGGCGTGCAGGCGCGCTGAGGGCGAAGGCGGCCCTGTCGCGCGCGCGGCGCCCGCGGGCGGGGGCGCAGCGGCTGCGCGTCGAGGCGGACGGCGAGCTGCTGGCGGATCTCGACCGGCCTGTGACGGAGGTGTCGGTCTTCTCGCCCTCCTCCTCGGGCAGTGCGGTCCCGGGCCCTCGGTCTTCGTGCCGGGGAGATCCTGACGCCGGCTCCGGCGGTGAGGGCGCGAGGGAACCCAGCCTGGCGCAGGTCACCGTGCTGCCGCAGGGAGCGGACCGTGTCCAGGCACGGGCGAAGGCGGTGACGGTCTCGGGACCGGACTTCCGCTACCGCGCGGACGTGCTCGACGGCGGGCCTGTGCGCGTACGGACGTGGACGGCGCTCGCCGGAGCCTGGAGCCTCACTCTCCCCGCGTGA
- a CDS encoding DoxX family protein — MISPTLSIARETIQMFRLELSQTARHAQRFQRSGVPGEVPVFTATAVVSVLLAAVLVFSATQKLSHKEAVVRSYAKVGVPEGRLNALALLLLAGAAGLLGGLVRPPLGVAASCALVGYFLLAVAAHVRAGDRARLATPLALLILAAAALALRLASA; from the coding sequence ATGATCTCCCCGACCCTGTCGATTGCCAGGGAAACTATACAGATGTTTAGATTGGAGCTCAGCCAGACGGCACGTCATGCTCAGCGCTTCCAGCGCTCCGGCGTGCCCGGGGAGGTGCCCGTGTTCACAGCCACAGCCGTCGTCTCCGTCCTGCTCGCCGCCGTGCTGGTCTTCTCGGCGACGCAGAAGCTCAGCCACAAAGAGGCCGTCGTACGCAGCTACGCCAAGGTCGGCGTGCCCGAGGGCAGACTCAACGCCCTGGCGCTCCTCCTCCTCGCCGGAGCCGCCGGACTGCTCGGCGGTCTCGTCCGGCCACCCCTGGGTGTGGCCGCATCGTGCGCTCTCGTCGGCTACTTCCTCCTCGCGGTCGCGGCCCACGTGCGGGCCGGCGACCGGGCCCGTCTGGCCACGCCGCTCGCGCTGCTGATCCTGGCCGCGGCAGCACTGGCTCTGCGCCTCGCGTCGGCGTGA